One Maniola hyperantus chromosome Z, iAphHyp1.2, whole genome shotgun sequence DNA window includes the following coding sequences:
- the LOC117995586 gene encoding NADH-ubiquinone oxidoreductase subunit 8-like, producing MLKIGKLVKSDLKGIGHQMRKCSDPCGTSVQPSPPCPPFPPCPPFPPCAPCPPSSPCVPGPPFASNPRTKYQVNFFYVSDPPPKTEMKDFVDRIAQTLFWTEIVRAFAVTLGHIFKEPATINYPFEKGPLSPRFRGEHALRRYPTGEERCIACKLCEAFCPAQAITIEAQEREDGSRRATRYDIDLSKCIFCGYCQEACPVDAIVEGPNFEYSTETREELLYNKEKLLLNGDRWEPEIVSTIRDNHLYR from the exons atgttaaaaatagGCAAACTAGTCAAGAGTGATTTAAAGGGAATAGGACATCAGATGCGCAAATGTTCCGATCCGTGTGGCACGTCAGTTCAACCAAGCCCGCCGTGCCCCCCTTTTCCACCATGCCCCCCATTTCCACCATGTGCCCCTTGTCCACCATCTTCCCCATGTGTTCCAGGACCACCATTTGCTTCCAATCCACGGACCAAGTACCAAGTAAACTTCTTCTACGTGTCTGACCCTCCACCTAAAACGGAAATGAAAGATTTTGTTGACAGAATCGCTCAAACACTTTTCTGGACTGAAATAGTAAGAG CTTTCGCTGTGACCTTGGGACACATTTTTAAAGAACCTGCAACGATAAATTACCCATTCGAAAAAGGTCCATTGTCACCACGGTTTCGGGGAGAACACGCTCTAAGACGATATCCTACAGGTGAAGAGAGGTGCATCGCATGCAAGCTGTGCGAAGCATTTTGTCCAGCGCAAGCTATTACCATAGAAGCTCAGGAACGTGAAGATGGATCTCGTCGGGCTACACGCTATGACATAGACCTTAGCAAGTGCATCTTCTGTGGGTACTGCCAAGAAGCATGTCCTGTAGATGCGATAGTCGAAGGACCCAATTTTGAATACTCAACAGAAACACGCGAAGAACTCCTCTACAATAAAGAAAAGCTATTGCTTAATGGCGATCGCTGGGAGCCAGAGATCGTGAGCACTATTCGAGACAATCATTTGTATCGTTG